ACTCGGGGACCTGCTGCGCTCGGGAGAACCGGGATACGTCTGGGCAGCTGGTTCGTGATGATCTAGTATCCCCTTGCTCGGCAACGGAGGACACAATGGCACTATTTGATGCGCGGGGCATAGACCATGTCGGCATTCGTTATCGCGATCTGCCGCGTGCCGTGGCCTGGTTTCGCGACGTCCTGGGTCTCCACATCGAGCACGAAGCACGAACCATGGCGGTAGTCAGCATCGGGAGCGACGGCTCGCAGTTGGCGCTCTTTCAAGCCGAAGGCGATGAGCCGCTTCGCCAGCCGCACCACGTGGCGCTGCGGGTTGCTGATCCCGGGGCGGCGGAGGCAGCGCTTCGCGCAGCCGGAGTTCCCCTGCGACAGGTCGGGCCGAATCTAGGCTTTGAGGATCCAGAGGGTACCGTTTTCCACTTCATGTCGGCACGCGTCGGGTAGGGTCCGCGCTCACCCCACGATCTTGTTCAGCGGGTACTCGATGATCCCCACCGCGCCGGCGCGCAGCAGCTTCGGGATCAGCTCGCGCACCGTCGCCTCGGCGATCACGCTCTCGACGGCGAACCACTCCGTGCCGTA
Above is a genomic segment from Deltaproteobacteria bacterium containing:
- a CDS encoding VOC family protein, coding for MEKATATCSKRFTRSRGHHHSGTCCARENRDTSGQLVRDDLVSPCSATEDTMALFDARGIDHVGIRYRDLPRAVAWFRDVLGLHIEHEARTMAVVSIGSDGSQLALFQAEGDEPLRQPHHVALRVADPGAAEAALRAAGVPLRQVGPNLGFEDPEGTVFHFMSARVG